The Lacrimispora xylanolytica genome has a segment encoding these proteins:
- a CDS encoding amino acid ABC transporter permease, with translation MDFEFIRANAPLYVEAAGITLRISFLGILLSTVIGLLCSLVKVFKIPVLGLLVNAYIEISRNTPLLIQLFFLYFGLPKLGIVLSSEGCAITGLAFLGGSYMAEAFRTGIEQVPKIQSESGLSLGLTKGQVFKHIILPQAIATSVPVFCANIIFLIKETSVFSAVALADLMFVAKDLIGIYYKTDEALFMLVTAYLIILLPISLLCSWVERRVRYAEFGNSSAVPGK, from the coding sequence ATGGATTTTGAATTCATTCGTGCCAATGCACCGTTATACGTGGAAGCGGCAGGAATTACACTCCGAATCTCCTTTCTTGGGATTCTGCTTTCAACTGTGATCGGGCTTTTGTGCAGCCTTGTAAAAGTATTTAAGATACCGGTGCTGGGCCTTTTGGTAAATGCTTACATAGAAATATCCAGAAATACACCGCTCCTCATCCAGTTATTCTTTTTATACTTCGGGCTGCCAAAGCTGGGTATCGTGTTAAGCTCAGAGGGGTGTGCCATAACTGGTCTGGCCTTTTTGGGAGGCAGCTATATGGCAGAGGCGTTTCGTACAGGAATCGAGCAGGTGCCTAAGATTCAATCAGAATCAGGCTTAAGCCTGGGGCTTACCAAGGGTCAGGTATTTAAACATATCATTCTGCCGCAGGCCATAGCCACCTCAGTACCTGTATTTTGTGCCAACATTATTTTCCTGATTAAGGAAACCTCAGTATTCAGTGCCGTAGCCCTTGCGGATCTGATGTTTGTGGCAAAGGACTTAATTGGGATCTATTACAAAACAGATGAAGCATTGTTTATGCTGGTAACGGCTTATCTGATCATTCTTCTGCCAATATCCTTACTCTGTTCCTGGGTAGAAAGGAGGGTCCGTTATGCAGAATTTGGGAATTCAAGTGCTGTTCCAGGGAAATAA
- a CDS encoding amino acid ABC transporter permease: MQNLGIQVLFQGNNFLRLCGGLWESLRIAVISMALSIVLGMLLGIVMTSPKKPIRFVCRLYLEVVRIMPQLVLLFLVYFGAAKHWNINLSGSFAAVIVFTFWGAAEMGDLVRSALQSIPVHQYQSGFGLGMTKLQVYRYIIIPQTVRRLLPSVMNLLTRMIKTTSLVVLIGVIEVVKVGKQIIDASRYTVPDAALWVYGVIFIMYFAICFPFSRAAAMLDKKIKD; encoded by the coding sequence ATGCAGAATTTGGGAATTCAAGTGCTGTTCCAGGGAAATAACTTTTTAAGACTTTGCGGAGGGCTTTGGGAATCTTTACGGATTGCCGTAATCTCCATGGCACTTTCCATTGTTCTTGGAATGCTTCTTGGAATTGTAATGACCAGCCCGAAAAAACCAATACGGTTTGTTTGCAGGCTCTATCTTGAGGTTGTGAGAATCATGCCTCAGCTGGTTCTTTTGTTCCTGGTCTACTTCGGCGCTGCAAAGCATTGGAATATTAATCTTTCTGGCTCCTTTGCCGCTGTCATTGTGTTTACCTTCTGGGGTGCGGCAGAGATGGGCGATCTGGTAAGAAGTGCTCTCCAGTCCATTCCAGTTCATCAGTACCAAAGCGGCTTTGGCCTAGGTATGACTAAGCTGCAGGTTTACCGGTATATCATTATCCCACAGACTGTGCGGAGACTTCTTCCATCGGTGATGAACCTCTTAACGAGAATGATAAAAACCACGTCTTTGGTGGTGCTCATAGGAGTCATTGAGGTAGTAAAGGTTGGAAAACAGATCATCGACGCATCCAGGTATACGGTTCCTGATGCAGCTCTTTGGGTCTACGGAGTCATTTTTATTATGTATTTTGCAATCTGTTTCCCATTTTCCAGAGCAGCAGCAATGCTAGATAAAAAAATAAAGGATTGA